A region of the Myripristis murdjan chromosome 10, fMyrMur1.1, whole genome shotgun sequence genome:
ATGAACAAATTAAGCAAATTCAACTCGTTGTCAAAGCGCAGGATGGAGGCTCCCCTCCACTCAGTAGCAACGTGACGGTAAAAATACTGATCCAGGACCAGAACGACAACGCCCCTCAGGTGCTGTACCCAGTCCAGACTGGTGGCTCTCTGGTGGCTGAAATGGTGCCTCGTTCAGCAGATGTGGGCTATCTGGTGACTAAAGTGGTGGCTGTTGATGTGGACTCTGGCCAGAATGCCTGGCTCTCCTATAAACTGCAGAAAGCCACAGACAGGGCGTTGTTTGAAGTGGGCTTACAGAATGGGGAAATCAGAACTATCCGCCAAGTCACTGATAAAGATGCTGTGAAACAAAGGCTGACTGTTGTGGTGGAGGACAACGGCCAGCCCTCTCGTTCAGCTACAGTCATTGTTAACGTGGCGGTGGCGGACAGCTTCCCTGAAGTGCTGTTGGAGTTCACTGACATCACACAAGACAAGGAGTACAATGACAACCTGACTTTTTACTTGGTCTTGGCTTTGACTGTGGTTTCCTTTCTGTTCATCACGTGCCTGGTGGTTATTATATCAGTGAAAATCCACAGATGGAGACAGTCTCGCATCCTGTATCAGTCCAACCTGCCGGTGATTCCATATTATCCCCCACGTTACTCAGACACTTTGGGGACAGGGACTCTCCCACACGTGTACAATTACGAGGTGTGCAGGACAACTGACTCCAGAAAGAGTGACTGTAAGTTTGGCAGAGCCGGTAGTCAGAACGTCCTGATAATGGATCACAGTTCAACAGGGACGATGCAGCGGATACAGAGTGACAAGAGCATCCTGGATGAACCAGACTCTCCTCTAGAGGTTAgttaaaaattgaaatattttctccttTCATGCGTCCTACGTTTCTttgtcatttcagttcagttgccGTGATAAGCGGCAACAGCATGCATTAATTTCcaatttcagcaccatggacagtgccTTACATTGTCTCCTTTACCAGACTTCTATGTGGAAAGCTTTTCACAGGTGGAATAGCTGAGTACTTTCTTTTGGCTTGGAAACCACTAACCACTAGAGCTAATTCACAACTCTTACTTATCTTTACTCTTATACAGAATCCCAAAGCATTGTGTTAAATGTATGTtgtttctaataaaaaaaaaaaatgctgtgttcATTAGCTGTGTTTCAGTACATTTTGGTTCTAAAAGCTAAAGCAGCATCACATGCGTCTGAACAAGTAATTTTAGAGGTTATTATCCGGCTCTTTAGAGAAGTatccccccccacacacacgcacgcacgcacgcacacacacacacacacacacacacacacacacacacacacacacacacacacacacacacacacacacacacacacacattcttctcCTGTCGACTATTCATGGTATTCATTAATCGGACTCTAAGGGACGCTGTTGATCAAGAAAACTAAATTTCGGCCAGTGTTTTTTACTCAGTGAAGTCACCTCCCTCATTTCTGTTCTTGGAGAAGATGATATGTCCTATGAGCATTTAACAACGAAGGCGTCGACGGAAATACACTGGCTTTAATACAAGGTTTGAGTCGAGAGGAGGTTGGACGTTTGAATGGTTTTACAGCACAGTCTTCTCGGATTCTGTATTGTCACGTTTCAGTTGGTTAGTTTCCTGTCATGACTTTGAAAATATGCGTTCTCTATTGGATTCTAAGATGGCGTTTTTGTTACAACATAGCGTGGCcagtttttctgcttcttttttgtcATCTTACCAGTGGTCAGATTCGGTATTCAGTACCGGAAGAAATGAAGAAAGCGTCCCTCATCGGCAACATAGCACAAGACCTTGGGATAGACCTGCAGAGGCTCCGTTCTGGTCGGGCTCGTATCGTGACCGCAGAGAGCATTCAGTACGTCGAGCTGAAGGCAGACAAAGGGGTGTTAGTCGTGAATGAGAAAATAGACCGAGAGCAGCTTTGTGGAGAAGTAACACCGTGTAGCTTCAGTTTTGAGGTGATTTTAGAAAACCCTTTGGAATTACACCAAGTTACAGTCGAAGTACTGGACGTAAATGATAATTCACCTTCCTTTCAGCAACACGATATGAAATTGACCATAGGAGAATCAGCCGCACTGGGATCACGTTTTGTACTACCAACTGCCAATGATCCTGATGTAGGAATCAATGGACTCCAGGATTACCATTTATCTCcaaatgaaaattttattttgaaaaagcacTCAAACGTTGATGGTCGGAAATATGCAGAGATGGTGCTTCAGAAAGCTTTAGACAGAGAAGAGTATCCCCGACTTTCACTCACACTGATAGCAGTGGACGGTGGCACTCCACAGAGATCTGGTACGGTAAATATTGACATCTCTGTTTTAGATGCAAACGATAATGCCCCTGTATTCAACCAGACAACATACAAAGCTATTGTGATGGAAAACGCAGAGAGAGGTACATATATAATCActgttaaccctcctattctgttcattttgggctaacactcatgaggttcccggtcacatgtgaccggtaacattgtatttgattataaatccactatgatacatattatcacctaatgttgtgttagatctttttatcaacttctgctcttgtgaaaatgacaagttttgaacttctatttgctatgtatgtgctgtaggcctaatttacctgagatcataccattcgttttttagggaaaaaaacattatatagatattattttgactataacaaatactcagatgaaacatattgtagtatttatcacagagtacttcatttcaatgttttccaaagacactgttttgaaaacatttcaattttctaaatagtggcaaaaaaatagcatcttttgtgttcccgtcagcattgaccagtatgatttagttagtcatcctcatgacattttcacatggaagctgaccgttcctctcaggtggggatgaggtccaggaaaaattaccatttttggaccgaaaggtgaccacaacttcagctgggtcttcttcctgacacctgacacctgacaggtgtcaggtgtcaggagacaggtgttggcagttcccgtggtaggttcccgtgagggttgccatggaagccaaaaaggggcaaagttgtgtgtgtctgtgtgtgtctgtgtccgtgtgtgtgtgtgtgtgtgtgtgtgtgtgtgtgcctgctcaaagacacctacatgttggcgtgtgggaaagaagtctgagaaatactttcccgtgggggttgccatggaagccagaaagggtataaggtgtgtgtgtgtgtgtgtgtgtgtgtgtgcctgctcaaagacacctacatgttggggtgtcgGAAAAAGTCTGAGaaatactttcccgtgggggttgccatggaagccagaaagggttataaggtgtgtgtgtgtgtgtgtgtgtgtgtgtgtgtgtgtgtgtgtgtgtgtgtgtgtgcctgctcaaagacacctacatgttgggggtGTCGGAAAAAGTCTGAGaaatactttcccgtgggggttgccatggaagccagaaagggttataagatgtgtgtgtgtgtgtgtgtgtgtgtgtgtgtgcctgctcaaagacacctacatgttggggtgtgggaaagaagtcagagagatactttcctgtgggggttgccatggaagccagaaaggggtataaggtgtgtgtgtgcgtgtgtgcgcgcgtgtgtgtgtgtgtgtgtgtgtgtgtgtgtgtgtgtgtgtgtgttcacacacatctgtgtctgctcaaagacacctgcatgttggggtgtgggaaaggagtgtgggaatgtgtttaactctattttatacactaattgtagtcttacccattcatttctaatgaccggtcatttgtgaccgggaacaccatgggtgtatacaagttaaataaacattcaaaaattaataaaaattctccaaatttattttatgtgttcagatgccatgtgtgaacaaagtcatggaacctcatgacaaacagatgaaattaactgcattttttggagagaaaacttgtacaccggtcagatttgaccgcgaacacgacaggagggttaatgccACTGATGCAGATAGCGGATCGAATGGTTTGATTTATTATTCTATTTCCGAAATGCAAGGCACAGTAGCCAGTTTATTCGAAATTAACAAGACAACAGGCATGATATTTCTTTCAGGGCAAGTCgattatgaaaagaaaaaaaatatgaaatacgTGTGGAAGCAACAGACCAAGGAGCCTTAACAGATTCTGGTAAAGTTATAGTGGAGGTAATTGACGTAAATGATAATCCACCTATCATAAATGTGATGTCATTCACTAGTCCAGTGTCAGAGGACTCACCTCCTGACACAACAATTGGAATAATTAATGTTAAAGACCTGGATACTGGTGATAACGGACACGTAACATGCACAATTGACAAGCACGTACCTTTCAAGATTAAATCGAGTTTAAGAAATTATTATACACTAGTAACTGATGCTGTATTAGATCGTGAAACAGTTTCTGAGTATAACATCAGCGTAGTTGCTACAGACGCAggatctcctcctctctcaagTAAGAGAACCTTTCATCTAAAGGTGTCTGATGTCAACGATAATGCTCCAGTGTTTCCACAGGGCGTTTACAATGCATTTATCTCAGAAAATAACTCCCCCGGTGTTTCTCTACTTACTGTTAGAGCCAAAGACCTCGATGAAAACCAAAACGCCCGTATATCTTATATTGCGGAACCATTAGTTATGGGCCGATTACCGGGATCAGATTTTGTCTCTGTCAATGCAGAGAGCGGAGTAATACATGCTGTGCGCTCGTTTGATtatgagcaaataaaacaacttCATTTCATTATCAAAGCACAGGATGGAGGTTCCCCTCCACTCAGTAGCAATGTCACTGTAAAAATACTGATCCAGGACCAGAACGACAACGCCCCTCAGGTTTTGTACCCAGTCCAGACTGGTGGCTCTCTGGTGGCTGAAATGGTGCCTCGTTCAGCAGAGGTGGGCTATCTGGTGACAAAAGTGGTGGCTGTTGATGTGGACTCTGGCCAGAATGCCTGGCTCTCCTATAAACTGCAGAAAGCCACAGACAGGGCGCTGTTTGAAGTGGGCTTACAGAATGGGGAAATCAGAACTATCCGCCAAGTCACTGATAAAGATGCTGTGAAACAACGGCTGACTGTTGTGGTGGAGGACAACGGCCAGCCCTCTCGTTCAGCTACAGTCATTGTTAACGTGGCGGTGGCGGACAGCTTCCCTGAGGTGCTGTCGGAGTTCACTGACTTTAGACAGGACAAGGAGTACAATGACAACCTGACTTTTTACTTGGTTTTGGCTTTGGCTGTGGTTTCCTTTCTGTTCATCACGTGCCTGGTGGTTATTATATCAGTGAAAATCCACAGGTGGAGACAGTCCCGCGTCCTCTATCACTCCAACCTGCCGGTGATTCCATATTATCCCCCACGTTACTCAGACACTTTGGGGACAGGGACTCTCCCACACGTGTACAATTACGAGGTGTGCAGGACGACTGACTCCAGAAAGAGTGACTGTAAGTTCGGCAGAGCCGGTAGTCAGAACGTCCTGGTGATGGATCACAGTTCAACAGGGACGATGCAGCGGATACAGAGTGACAAGAGCATCCTGGATGAACCAGACTCCCCTCTAGAGGTTAGAATGCTTccgtttatttttcattaaaactgttttttgctTTAACTGCTGACATATGCTGTCAACTGaaattcagcaccatggacagagagaaCATTTGTCTTGGTCTCCCTAgcatctcctttctctctcattcaaaGGCTCTCTGATAAACTGCCCGTGTCGTGGGGATTAGTTTTTTGTATTCCTTCTTCAGTTTGTATGCAAGCGTacgcatttatttgtttgttagatggtttgtttatttaaccattCATTAAATTACATAGGTGAACCAGAATTTCCTCTCGAAGTGAGATATTTTGGCTGTATTCACGACGTTGAATTAAcgatcaaacaaataaatatcacaTAAACCAGTTAATCAGTAACAGTAGTTTGCTGAGTAGATATAATAAATGTGGTTTACTTTTTTACATAGCTAAAATATCTTTTATCCCTTTTTGGTTAATGCGTGCTGTTGAAAGTCTTTTCAGCCTATATGATTCAGGCTTAAGGTCTTGTGTTGCAGCTTTACAAAGTCCAGTGACATTGATTGTTGAAAAAATCATTGTAATAACGATTTTCTTTAACTGTTAGACCGTTTCAAACGGTCAcacatgtttgttttaatagTCTTACTAAATCGTAACATTGCAGGGCCAACTTAAAAGGCACCAGAGGGGGGAAATCTTTTAAGATTTTTTCAAACGCATCAGGTAATAAGTGTGTCCTTATTTGCACCTTTTGTCATTCAATGCAGCTTTCTACCACCCATTTTCACAGTTTGAGGACTAGTTAAATGAGGTATAGAATATCAACATGTGCGGCACCTCGGTATCCGTTGGATTAACGATAATTTCACTGCTGAATCCATGTGCCATCTTACGATAAACTTGGATTCTATAGAAGAGGCACTGGTTATTCAGCAATCAAATAAATGTTGATTTAACTGTTTCATGAAACATGGTGTTCCTGATGCTGGACTCTAAGGGACGCTGTTGCTCAACTAAACGTTATCAGTTATACTTCCCACTGTTCTCTACcagagagaataagagagtAAGCCTTATTTGGTGTGAGATTCGACGGAAATACATTCGTTTTGATTGACATCATCGTGCGTCTATGTAAAGGATATCTTTGACACCATTAATTTGTACACTTCGTCAAGCAAGGACTTTACTTGGAAAACTGCACACCATATATGACTACAGTCTatgcttctgtgtttttgtgctatGGCGTTCAATATCCAGTACGTAAAATGGCGTTTTGATTGTGGACAAAAATGCCAGCTGCTGCTATTTTTTCTATATCTCAGTCATACTGTCAGCGGACATATCCGATATTCAATCCCAGAGGAGATGAAGAAAGGATCTCTAATTGGTAATGTAGCACAAGACCTTGGTTTGGATCTTAAAAGGCTCCGTTCTGGCCGGGCTCGTATCGTGACCGGAGAAATCATCCAGTACACTGAGCTGAAGACAGACAAAGGGATCCTAGTCGTGAATGAGAGAATAGACAGGGAACAGGTTTGTGGAGACGTAACACCGTGCAGCTTCAGCTTTGAGGTGATTTTAGAAAATCCTATGGAGCTACATCACATAACTGTTGAAATTTTGGACATAAATGATCATTCGCCCACGTTCAAGAGAAACAGCCTGCATTTCGAGATAAGTGAAACAGCTTCTAATGGGGCTCGTTTTTCACTGGCCAGTGCAGATGATCCAGATGTAGGTGTGAACGGCCTTCAAGAATATATTTTGACGCAGAACGattattttattctgaaacaAAACTCTAATGCAGATGGGAAAAAATACCCTGAAATGGTGCTTCAGAAGCCATTAGACAGAGAGGAGCATCCCAGTATGTCTCTAAAGCTAATAGCTGTAGATGGTGGAGTTCCGCAGAGATCGGGTACAGTAAATATTGATATTACTGTTTTAGATGCGAATGATAACGCGCCTGTATTCAGTCAACCTGTTTACAAAGCAGCTGTGATCGAAAACGCCCCGAAAGGCAGTTTTATTACAACGGTTAACGCCAGTGATGCAGATTACGGAACAAATACTATAACAACTTATTATTTTTCAGATATCAACAGTGCTGTCAGTGATTTGTTTTCCGTTGATGAAAAAACGGGCAATATTTTAGTTACAGGTGTGATCGATTACGAAAAGGACAAAAAGTATGAATTTAGAGTTGAAGCAAAAGATCAGGGGGGGTTAACGGATTCTAGTAAAGTGATAATTGAAGTTATTGATGTAAATGACAATGCCCCTGTCATAAGCATCATGTCATTCACTAGTACTGTGTCAGAGGACTCTCCTCCTGGCACAACCATTGGCATAATTAATGTTAAAGACCTTGATTCAGGTGATAATGGGCAAGTGACTTGTACAATAGACAAGCATGCACCTTTCAagataaaatcaaatttaagaAACTACTATACACTGGTAACTGATGCTGTGCTAGATCGAGAAATTGTCTCTGATTTTAATATCACTTTAGTTGCTACAGACGCAggatctcctcctctctcaacTAAGAGAACCTTTCATCTAAAGGTCTCTGACGTCAACGATAATGCTCCAGTGTTTCCACAGGGCGTTTTCAAAGCGTTTATTTCCGAAAACAACTCTCCCGGTGTTTCTGTACTTACTGTTAGAGCTAAAGATCCGGATGAAAACCAAAACGCCCGTATATCTTATATTGTGGAACCATTAGATATTGGTGGACTTTCTGGATCTGATTTTGTCTCTGTCAATGCAGAAAGCGGAGTGATATATGCCATGCGCTCGTTTGATTATGAGCAGATCAAGCAACTAGATTTCATTGTCAAAGCGCAGGATGGaggctctcctcctctcagtaGCAACGTCACGGTAAAAATACTGATTCAGGACCAAAACGACAACGCCCCTCAGGTTCTATACCCAGTCCAGACTGGTGGCGCTCTGGTGGCTGAAATGGTGCCTCGTTCAGCAGAGGTGGGCTATCTGGTGACAAAAGTGGTGGCTGTTGATGTGGACTCTGGCCAGA
Encoded here:
- the LOC115366933 gene encoding protocadherin beta-16-like; amino-acid sequence: MTLKICVLYWILRWRFCYNIAWPVFLLLFCHLTSGQIRYSVPEEMKKASLIGNIAQDLGIDLQRLRSGRARIVTAESIQYVELKADKGVLVVNEKIDREQLCGEVTPCSFSFEVILENPLELHPVKILIQDQNDNAPQVLYPVQTGGSLVAEMVPRSAEVGYLVTKVVAVDVDSGQNAWLSYKLQKATDRALFEVGLQNGEIRTIRQVTDKDAVKQRLTVVVEDNGQPSRSATVIVNVAVADSFPEVLSEFTDFRQDKEYNDNLTFYLVLALAVVSFLFITCLVVIISVKIHRWRQSRVLYHSNLPVIPYYPPRYSDTLGTGTLPHVYNYEVCRTTDSRKSDCKFGRAGSQNVLVMDHSSTGTMQRIQSDKSILDEPDSPLEAL